The stretch of DNA AGTTCGCGAGATACCGATGAAACGACCACAGACCGCCCCAACCCTGGCAGCCTCACTGGCCGCCGTGCCCACAGAACGAACGCCGGCAGTGCTCGCTCACCTGTCCGGACCCACCGTCAGGGGCCGCTACTTCCACTGGGATGAGCTCAGGAGGCGGACACCACCAGGCGATCTGACCCTCGAGGAGTGGTGGCTGACGCTGAAGCTTGCCAGATCCCAGGGGCGGCGAAGCTTGCCGTTCATGGACAATACCGGAGCTCGCTTCACCTACATCTTCACCGATGAGGCGCTCTCGCTTCTGCACCGGATCGATCGCTTCGCGTCCGGTCGCATCGGCGCGCCTGAAGCCATCACCGATGCCAGCACCCGGGATCGCTACCTCGTTTCGAGCCTGATGGAAGAGGCGATCAGCTCCAGCCTGCTCGAGGGTGCTGCCACGACACGGCCGGCGGCCAAGGCGCTGCTCCGATCTGGACAGGCGCCCCGCACACGTGGGGAGCGGATGGTGGTGAACAACTACCGGACGATGCAGTTCATCCGAGACGACCTCGATCGTGATCTGACCCTGGACATGGTGCTCGACATCCATCGGATGATCACAGAAGGCACCCTCGACGACCCTGATGGCGCCGGCAGAATCCAGCAGCCAGGCGACGAGCGTGTCGTCGTGGGCGATCCCACCGACGCGTCGGTCATTTTCCATACGCCTCCGCCCGCAGAGCAGGTGCCCGGCCTCCTGGATCAGTTGCTGACGTTCGCCAACGCATCGGAAGAGGAGCCGTTCGTTCATCCCATCGTGCGGGCGGTCGCGCTCCACTTCTACCTTTCCTACCTCCATCCCTTCGTTGACGGCAACGGCAGGACCGCGAGGGCGCTGTTCTACCGCTCGATGCTGCGGCAGGGTTATTGGCTGGCCGAGTTTCTCTCCATTTCGCGTCTGCTGTATCGGGCACCGGCCCAGTACGGTCGGGCCTTCCTCTCCACGGAGACGGACGAAGCGGACTTCACCTACTTCCTACTTCATCATCTGGACATCGTCTCGCGGGCGATCGACGAACTGCTGGAACACCTGGACCGCAAAGTGGCTGAGGTCCGCGGCGTGGAGCGGACGCTCCGGTCGATCCCAGGCCTCAATCATCGCCAGCTCGCCTTGCTGTCACACGCGTTGCGGCACGCCGACGCCGTGTATACGTTCGAGTCGCATCGAAACAGCCACAACGTGACGTATCAGACGGCGCGTACAGACCTCCTCGATCTGGAGGCGCTGGGTCTTCTCGAACGCAACAAGGTCGGACGTCAGTATCG from Gammaproteobacteria bacterium encodes:
- a CDS encoding Fic family protein — encoded protein: MKRPQTAPTLAASLAAVPTERTPAVLAHLSGPTVRGRYFHWDELRRRTPPGDLTLEEWWLTLKLARSQGRRSLPFMDNTGARFTYIFTDEALSLLHRIDRFASGRIGAPEAITDASTRDRYLVSSLMEEAISSSLLEGAATTRPAAKALLRSGQAPRTRGERMVVNNYRTMQFIRDDLDRDLTLDMVLDIHRMITEGTLDDPDGAGRIQQPGDERVVVGDPTDASVIFHTPPPAEQVPGLLDQLLTFANASEEEPFVHPIVRAVALHFYLSYLHPFVDGNGRTARALFYRSMLRQGYWLAEFLSISRLLYRAPAQYGRAFLSTETDEADFTYFLLHHLDIVSRAIDELLEHLDRKVAEVRGVERTLRSIPGLNHRQLALLSHALRHADAVYTFESHRNSHNVTYQTARTDLLDLEALGLLERNKVGRQYR